Proteins encoded together in one Campylobacter concisus window:
- the metX gene encoding homoserine O-acetyltransferase MetX, with amino-acid sequence MLDLQTRTIKFNEPLYLESGRMLSNFKLIYETYGTLNADKSNVIVICHALTGSHHAAGTYAGDEKAGWWDGLIGSKKAVDTDKFYVICVNILGSCFGSTSPLSVDRSSGKEYRLNFPVLAISDVVKAQMRLFSELGITRARTVIGGSLGGMQALCYAIEFPEFAQDIIMLASTYQTKPWAIAFNKIAIEAILNDENFKNGEYDAEFIRKNGLKGMAYGRMAGHISFLSPDSMDEKFGRNYVETDGLYELYGRFQVDRYMEYNGYNFPKRFDPLSYLYIVKMMNIFDCTRHYDNLKDALAPIKANLHLIAFKGDLLFPPCCMREIYDTLCEMGRGENTNFVEIDSNYGHDAFLVEIEKFDGYIKNILKG; translated from the coding sequence GTGTTAGACCTGCAAACTAGAACTATTAAATTTAACGAGCCACTCTATCTTGAGAGTGGCCGTATGCTATCAAATTTCAAGCTTATTTACGAGACTTACGGCACGCTAAATGCTGATAAAAGCAACGTTATCGTAATCTGTCACGCTCTAACTGGCTCACACCACGCTGCTGGCACCTACGCAGGCGATGAGAAAGCTGGCTGGTGGGACGGGCTAATAGGCAGCAAAAAGGCGGTCGATACCGATAAATTTTACGTTATTTGCGTAAATATCTTAGGCTCGTGCTTTGGCTCGACTTCGCCACTAAGTGTGGATAGAAGTAGCGGCAAAGAGTATAGGCTAAATTTCCCAGTTCTTGCCATAAGCGACGTGGTAAAAGCGCAAATGAGGCTATTTAGCGAGCTAGGTATCACAAGAGCAAGAACCGTGATAGGCGGTAGTCTTGGCGGTATGCAAGCACTTTGCTACGCTATCGAGTTTCCAGAATTTGCGCAGGATATCATAATGCTAGCAAGCACCTACCAGACTAAGCCATGGGCGATAGCGTTTAATAAAATCGCCATCGAAGCCATTTTAAACGATGAAAATTTCAAAAACGGCGAATACGACGCAGAATTTATAAGAAAAAATGGTCTAAAAGGCATGGCTTACGGCAGGATGGCAGGTCATATCAGCTTTTTAAGCCCTGATAGCATGGATGAGAAATTCGGGCGAAACTATGTTGAGACAGACGGCCTTTATGAGCTTTATGGGCGCTTTCAGGTGGATCGCTACATGGAGTACAACGGCTACAACTTTCCAAAGAGGTTTGATCCGCTAAGCTACCTATATATCGTAAAAATGATGAATATCTTTGACTGTACAAGGCACTATGACAATCTAAAAGACGCCCTTGCGCCGATAAAAGCAAACTTACATCTAATCGCTTTCAAAGGCGATCTACTCTTTCCGCCATGCTGTATGAGAGAAATTTATGACACACTTTGCGAGATGGGGCGAGGAGAGAATACAAATTTCGTAGAGATAGATAGCAACTACGGCCACGACGCATTTTTGGTCGAAATAGAAAAATTTGATGGATATATAAAAAATATATTAAAAGGATAG
- the gatA gene encoding Asp-tRNA(Asn)/Glu-tRNA(Gln) amidotransferase subunit GatA, which yields MVTLKEALKFSAEEIKNLRAELEAKIIKEKELGAYVEQLANLEIAKLGEGVPIAIKDNIQVKGWNITCASKILQGYVAPYNATVIEKLLGKNLAPFGRTNMDEFAMGSTTESSFYGKTLNPLNHAHVPGGSSGGSAAAVAAGLAVAALGSDTGGSIRQPAAFCGCVGLKPTYGRVSRYGLGAYSSSLDQIGPIAQNVEDAAILYDAIAGHDTKDSTSADVPFVSVSDKIDGNKKLKICVIKNYVENASEQTKAALNLAIEKLKSHGHSVTYTNFEDSKYDVAAYYIIATAEASANLSRYDGVRYGRRADAKNLKELYVNSRSEGFGEEVKRRILLGTFVLSSGYYDAYYIKAQKARAHIKAQYEKILEENDLIFMPVAPSTAYKFGAHSDPLQAYLSDIYTISVNLAGLPAISVPVGKDDQNLNVSAQLIAKAWDEQTLINGAKSLENLIKG from the coding sequence GTGGTAACTTTAAAAGAAGCTTTGAAATTTTCAGCTGAAGAGATAAAAAATTTAAGAGCCGAGCTTGAGGCGAAGATCATAAAAGAAAAAGAGCTTGGCGCTTATGTCGAGCAGCTAGCAAATTTAGAGATCGCAAAACTAGGCGAGGGCGTGCCTATCGCTATAAAAGACAACATCCAAGTAAAAGGCTGGAACATCACGTGTGCTTCTAAAATTTTACAAGGTTACGTAGCACCTTATAACGCAACTGTTATCGAAAAGCTACTTGGCAAAAATTTAGCTCCATTTGGCCGCACAAATATGGACGAATTTGCGATGGGAAGCACAACTGAGAGCTCATTTTACGGCAAAACACTAAACCCACTAAATCACGCTCACGTCCCAGGTGGCAGTAGCGGTGGCTCGGCAGCAGCAGTCGCAGCTGGCCTTGCAGTGGCCGCACTTGGTAGCGACACTGGTGGCTCGATCCGCCAGCCAGCGGCATTTTGCGGATGTGTGGGGCTTAAGCCAACTTATGGCAGAGTGAGCAGATATGGCCTTGGCGCATACTCAAGCAGCCTTGATCAAATAGGTCCTATCGCTCAAAACGTAGAAGATGCAGCTATTTTATATGACGCGATCGCTGGACATGACACAAAAGATAGCACGAGTGCAGATGTGCCGTTTGTGAGCGTTAGCGATAAGATAGATGGCAACAAAAAGCTAAAAATTTGTGTCATCAAAAACTACGTAGAAAACGCAAGCGAGCAGACAAAAGCTGCTTTAAATTTAGCTATAGAAAAGCTAAAATCACACGGACACAGCGTAACTTACACAAATTTTGAAGACTCAAAATATGACGTCGCTGCCTACTACATCATCGCAACCGCAGAGGCAAGCGCAAATTTAAGCCGCTACGATGGTGTAAGATACGGCAGACGCGCGGATGCTAAAAATTTAAAAGAGCTATATGTAAATTCGCGATCTGAAGGCTTTGGCGAAGAGGTAAAAAGAAGAATTTTACTTGGTACATTTGTACTAAGTAGCGGATATTACGACGCTTACTACATCAAAGCGCAAAAAGCAAGAGCGCATATAAAAGCTCAGTACGAGAAAATTTTAGAAGAAAATGATCTCATATTCATGCCAGTTGCTCCAAGCACAGCTTATAAATTTGGAGCACACAGCGATCCGCTTCAAGCCTATCTAAGCGATATCTACACGATAAGCGTAAATTTAGCAGGCCTACCAGCTATCTCTGTGCCAGTTGGCAAAGATGATCAAAATTTAAACGTGAGCGCCCAGCTCATCGCAAAAGCGTGGGATGAACAGACCTTGATAAATGGTGCTAAGAGCCTAGAAAATTTAATAAAAGGATAA
- a CDS encoding carbon-nitrogen hydrolase family protein, with amino-acid sequence MSRICALQLPTQPLSEARLDYYLKICADENARLVVLGEYVLNSFFKELISMPKSLIKEQSERKKEALFAMAKKYDLNIVAPIVNLKGKEIFKSLAKFTPTQVKLYDQQILMPYAHWNEAKFFNNTSDELNLPIFTYDKFKVGVMFGYEAHFDVCWAYMSAKKVDIVLVPTACTFFSQARWEELLKVRAFTNNVYVLRVNRVGSHKSDDVQWSFYGDSMLINPFGEVKNRLGKNEEMMIDELSKKELSEARSTWGFMQIEAKFKR; translated from the coding sequence ATGAGTAGAATTTGTGCTCTTCAGCTACCAACGCAGCCCTTAAGCGAGGCTAGGCTTGATTATTACCTAAAAATTTGTGCGGATGAAAACGCAAGGCTGGTTGTGCTTGGTGAATATGTGCTAAATAGCTTTTTTAAAGAGCTCATTAGCATGCCAAAAAGCCTTATAAAAGAGCAAAGCGAGCGCAAAAAAGAGGCTCTTTTTGCAATGGCAAAAAAGTATGATCTAAATATCGTTGCACCCATTGTAAATCTAAAAGGCAAGGAAATTTTTAAAAGTCTAGCTAAATTTACCCCAACACAAGTAAAGCTATATGATCAGCAAATTCTCATGCCTTACGCTCACTGGAATGAGGCGAAATTCTTTAATAACACAAGCGATGAGCTAAATTTGCCTATTTTTACCTACGATAAATTTAAGGTTGGCGTCATGTTTGGCTATGAGGCGCACTTTGATGTGTGCTGGGCCTATATGAGCGCCAAAAAGGTCGATATCGTGCTCGTGCCAACGGCTTGTACATTTTTTTCTCAGGCGCGCTGGGAGGAGCTTTTAAAGGTTAGAGCCTTTACAAACAACGTCTATGTTCTCCGCGTAAACCGCGTAGGAAGCCACAAGAGCGATGATGTGCAGTGGAGTTTTTACGGCGATTCGATGCTTATTAATCCATTTGGTGAAGTTAAAAATAGGCTTGGTAAAAATGAAGAGATGATGATAGATGAGCTTAGCAAAAAGGAGCTTAGCGAGGCTAGAAGCACTTGGGGCTTTATGCAGATAGAGGCGAAATTTAAAAGATGA
- the guaB gene encoding IMP dehydrogenase — protein sequence MKIVKRALTFEDVLLVPQYSEILPKQVDVKTRISKNVTLNIPIVSAAMDTVTEHRTAIMMARLGGIGVIHKNMDIESQAKEVKRVKKSESGVIIDPIFINPEATVAEALSLMSDLHISGVPVIDKDRKLIGILTNRDLRFETNMSTLVKDRMTKAPLITAPKGCTLDDAEKIFSQNRVEKLPIVDKDGKLDGLITIKDLKKRKEYPNANKDSYGRLRVAAAIGVGQIERAKALVDAGVDVIVIDSAHGHSKGIIDTLKEVKANFKVDVVAGNIANPAAVKDLAEAGADGIKVGIGPGSICTTRIVAGVGVPQISAIDDCASEAAKYGIPVIADGGLKYSGDVAKALAAGAACVMAGSLLAGCEESPGELITFQGRQYKVYRGMGSIGAMTKGSSDRYFQEGTAQDKLVPEGIEGRVPFAGSIKDVIHQLIGGLRSAMGYVGAKDIPTLQERAEFVEITSAGLKESHVHDVVITHEAPNYKVN from the coding sequence ATGAAGATAGTAAAGAGAGCTTTAACATTTGAGGATGTGCTTCTTGTGCCGCAATACTCTGAAATTTTGCCAAAGCAAGTTGATGTAAAAACCAGGATCAGCAAAAATGTCACGTTAAATATCCCGATCGTCTCTGCTGCGATGGATACGGTGACTGAGCATAGAACTGCTATCATGATGGCGAGGCTCGGCGGTATCGGCGTTATCCACAAAAATATGGATATCGAAAGCCAAGCAAAAGAGGTCAAACGCGTCAAAAAAAGCGAAAGTGGCGTCATCATCGATCCTATCTTTATAAATCCAGAAGCGACCGTGGCTGAAGCTCTAAGCCTTATGTCAGATCTTCATATTTCAGGCGTTCCAGTCATCGACAAAGACCGCAAACTAATAGGAATTTTAACAAATCGTGATTTGAGATTTGAGACAAATATGAGCACTTTGGTAAAAGACCGTATGACAAAAGCACCACTTATCACTGCACCAAAGGGCTGCACGCTTGATGATGCGGAGAAAATTTTCTCTCAAAATAGAGTTGAGAAGCTACCTATCGTCGATAAAGACGGTAAGCTTGACGGACTTATCACCATAAAAGATCTAAAAAAACGTAAAGAGTATCCAAATGCAAACAAAGACAGCTACGGCAGACTTCGCGTGGCTGCGGCTATTGGCGTGGGTCAGATAGAGCGTGCCAAGGCACTAGTTGATGCTGGCGTAGATGTCATCGTCATCGACTCAGCTCACGGCCACTCAAAGGGCATCATCGACACTTTAAAAGAGGTAAAAGCAAATTTCAAAGTCGATGTCGTAGCTGGCAATATCGCAAACCCAGCAGCTGTAAAAGACCTAGCAGAAGCAGGAGCTGACGGCATAAAAGTAGGCATCGGACCAGGATCTATTTGTACCACAAGGATCGTTGCTGGCGTTGGCGTGCCTCAAATTTCAGCTATCGATGACTGCGCAAGCGAAGCAGCGAAATACGGTATCCCAGTTATCGCAGATGGTGGTTTAAAATACTCAGGCGACGTGGCAAAAGCTCTTGCTGCAGGTGCAGCTTGCGTTATGGCTGGTAGCTTGCTTGCAGGTTGCGAGGAGAGCCCAGGCGAGCTTATAACATTCCAAGGTCGTCAGTATAAAGTATATCGCGGCATGGGATCGATCGGTGCTATGACAAAGGGTAGTTCTGACCGCTACTTCCAAGAGGGCACCGCTCAAGACAAGCTTGTGCCTGAAGGCATCGAAGGCCGTGTGCCATTTGCTGGCAGCATAAAAGATGTGATACATCAGCTAATAGGCGGCCTAAGAAGCGCTATGGGTTATGTCGGCGCAAAAGATATCCCAACTCTTCAAGAAAGAGCTGAATTTGTCGAGATAACAAGCGCTGGACTAAAAGAGAGCCACGTCCACGACGTAGTTATCACTCACGAGGCACCAAACTACAAAGTTAATTAG
- the xseB gene encoding exodeoxyribonuclease VII small subunit, translated as MEQKEQSFEEKLALADKILNDLNKDDVSLENSIKLHEQGKKLLNEAREILENAKLSIKQVDDE; from the coding sequence ATGGAGCAAAAAGAGCAAAGCTTTGAAGAAAAATTAGCCCTAGCAGATAAAATTTTAAACGATCTAAACAAAGATGATGTGAGCCTAGAAAATAGCATAAAGCTGCACGAGCAGGGTAAAAAGCTCTTAAATGAAGCAAGAGAAATTTTAGAAAATGCAAAACTTAGCATAAAGCAGGTGGATGATGAGTAG